GCCGTTTGCATATCCGAACGAATCGGCACAAACGCGGCGCGTCTTAAATCGGCGGGCGGATTGCGGAAAATCGTTGAAAAAAATGGTTGAAAGAAAGGGGCGGCGTTGTAATCTGCCTTTTCGTAAAAACGTCGTCCGCGCGGTGGAAAAAAGACTTCGGAACAGCGTTCCGTCCGTTTTTTGTATGGGATTGCCGTACGGTTCGACGCGATTTTATCAACTATATATAAAAGGAAAAATCATGTCAAAAAGACCTCTAAACGTCGGATTAATCGGCGGCGGTTGCGGCGCGTTCATCGCGCAACCCCACCAAAAGGCAATATTCTCGGACGGCACCCGCAGAGTCGCCGCCGGGGCGCTCCACCCGAATCCCGAAGTCGCGATGAAGGAAGCCGAAAATTGGCCGTACCCCATCAAGGGCTATCCGTCGTACGTCGAAATGATTGAGGACCAGAAGAACCTCCCCGAAGACCAGCGTCTCGACTACGTCCTCATCGTAACCCCAAACTTTGTGCACTTCGACCCCGCAATGAAGGCAATCGAGGCGGGAATTCCGGTCATGTGCGAAAAGCCCCTTACAATCAACCTCGAACAGGCGGACGCGCTCGTTGCAGCCGCCACCGCAAAGGGTCTGCCGTTTGCCGTAGCGCACACATACCTAGGCCACTGGTCGTCGTGGTTCTCGCGCTTCGTGGTGACAAGCGGTTTGCTCGGCGACGTTCGCTGGGTGGATTCGTCCTACATTCAGGGTTGGCTCGCGAAGAAGATTGAACAACAGGGCGGCGAAAGCGGCGCGGACTGGCGCACAGACCCCAAGCGTTCGGGCGGCTCGCTCTGCTGCGGCGACATCGGCACTCACGCGCTCATGCAGCTGCGCTTCGTGACGGGTCTCGACGTAACCCGCGTTTCGGCGCACTTCGAAACTTTCGTAAAGAGCCGTCTGCTCGACGACCACGCAACCGTCTACTGCGAACTCTCCAACGGCGGCAGGGGCATGGTCAGAGCCTCGCAGGTTTGCATCGGCCACAAGAACGACATGGCAATCGAAGTCGCGGGCACTAAGGGCACGCTTGTATGGCGTCAGGAAGAGCCCGAAAAGGTCGTCATCATGCTGGCGGGACAGCCCGACCGCGTTTACTGGCGCGGCGACGTCCAGCCCAACGACGGCTTCCTCGGCGACGTTCCCGAATGGCTGCTCAAAGAACCGCGCATTCCGTCGGGACACCCCGAAGGCTTCCACGACGCCTACGCGCGTCTGCACCGCGAGTTCGAAAAGGACATTCGCGCATGGAAGGAAGGCAAGCCCTTCTCGTACGAACACACCCGCTACGCCACCGTCCTCGACGGCAGAATGGG
The Opitutia bacterium KCR 482 genome window above contains:
- a CDS encoding Gfo/Idh/MocA family oxidoreductase — translated: MSKRPLNVGLIGGGCGAFIAQPHQKAIFSDGTRRVAAGALHPNPEVAMKEAENWPYPIKGYPSYVEMIEDQKNLPEDQRLDYVLIVTPNFVHFDPAMKAIEAGIPVMCEKPLTINLEQADALVAAATAKGLPFAVAHTYLGHWSSWFSRFVVTSGLLGDVRWVDSSYIQGWLAKKIEQQGGESGADWRTDPKRSGGSLCCGDIGTHALMQLRFVTGLDVTRVSAHFETFVKSRLLDDHATVYCELSNGGRGMVRASQVCIGHKNDMAIEVAGTKGTLVWRQEEPEKVVIMLAGQPDRVYWRGDVQPNDGFLGDVPEWLLKEPRIPSGHPEGFHDAYARLHREFEKDIRAWKEGKPFSYEHTRYATVLDGRMGLAFVDASIKSNAKEGAWEPVKLS